The Helianthus annuus cultivar XRQ/B chromosome 16, HanXRQr2.0-SUNRISE, whole genome shotgun sequence genome includes a window with the following:
- the LOC110917950 gene encoding tobamovirus multiplication protein 1 gives MATSSLSSSSSKGSFIWFKYIEADPPTLLNQLWNGVNQSQKWHNGVFYTLSSAYALVALIALVQLIRIQMRVPELGWRTQKVFHLMNFVVNGLRAVQFGLYSSFFHVKLKVLDIILLDLPGLLFFSTYTLLVLFWAEIYHQARSLPTDKLRPAYFIINGVVYFLQVCIWIYMRFSNTAAGVELAELFFSVISLGAAVGFVVYGGRLFVMLKRFPVESSGRQKKLQEVGFVTGICCTCFLIRCVMVAIAAFDKNADIHVLNHPILDFAYYMIVEILPSALVLFILRKLPPRRVSDQYHPIN, from the exons ATGGCAACCTCATCTCTCAGTAGCAGCAGCAGCAAGGGAAGTTTCATATGGTTTAAGTACATAGAAGCAGATCCACCAACCTTGTTGAATCAGTTGTGGAATGGGGTCAACCAATCTCAAAAATGGCATAATGGCGTCTTTTACACTCTCTCTTCTGCTTATGCACTCGTTGCTCTCATTGCTTTG GTACAACTTATTCGTATTCAAATGAGAGTACCAGAACTCGGCTGGAGAACCCAAAAGGTCTTCCACTTGATGAATTTTGTGGTCAATGGAT TGAGGGCTGTTCAATTTGGTTTGTACTCGAGCTTTTTTCATGTAAAACTAAAA GTACTGGACATAATACTGTTGGATCTTCCTGGTCTTCTGTTTTTTTCAACGTACACGTTACTTGTGTTATTCTGGGCAGAGATATATCATCAG GCGAGAAGTCTTCCAACCGACAAACTCAGACCTGCATACTTCATTATAAACGGAGTCGTATACTTCCTTCAG GTTTGCATATGGATATACATGAGATTCAGCAATACCGCTGCTGGTGTGGAACTTGCAGAACTCTTCTTTTCAG TTATCTCGCTTGGTGCTGCTGTAGGGTTCGTTGTATATGGTGGGAG GTTGTTTGTCATGCTTAAGCGCTTTCCCGTCGAATCTAGCGGCCGTCAAAAGAAGCTGCAAGAG GTGGGATTCGTGACGGGGATTTGCTGCACTTGTTTTTTAATTAGATGTGTGATG GTTGCAATAGCTGCTTTTGACAAGAATGCTGATATCCATGTCTTGAACCATCCGATCCTTGATTTTGCCTACTACATG ATAGTGGAGATTCTGCCGTCTGCTCTTGTGCTTTTCATCCTGCGAAAGCTGCCTCCAAGACGAGTATCAGATCAGTACCATCCAATCAACTGA